The nucleotide sequence CGTGGAGGGCAGCGGCGGCACCAAGGCCGTGCTTATCGCAGGGCCGACGGCCAGCGGCAAGTCGGCGCTGGCGCTCGCCCTTGCGGAAGCGACCGGCGGCGTCGTCATCAATACCGATTCCATGCAGGTTTATCGCGACCTGCGGATCATCACGGCGCGGCCGACGCCGGACGAAGAGGCGCGCGTCCCGCACCGGCTATATGGCTACTGCGACGCTGCGGTGAACTGCTCGGCCGGGTCATGGGTGACGGATGCCGCAGCGGTGCTGGCGGAGGCGAGGGCGACCAATCGCCTGCCGATCTTCATCGGTGGCACCGGATTGTACTTCAAGGCGCTGACCCGCGGCCTGTCGGCGGTGCCGCCGATTCCGCAGGAGGTGCGTGACAGTGTGCGCGCACGGATGGAACGGGATGGTGTCGAGGCGCTGCATGCGGAACTGGCGCGGCGCGATCCGGTCTCGGGCGACAAGCTCAAGCCGCGTGACAGCGCACGCGTCGCGCGGGCGCTGGAAGTGATCGAAGCCACCGGCCGCACGCTGCCGGACTGGCACAATGAGGGACTTCCGCCGCTGCTTGAGCCCGAAGGGATCAAAGCCGTTTTTCTCGCGCCGGACCGTAACGAACTCTACGCCCGTATCGACCATCGCTTCACAATGATGTTCGATGGCGGCGCGCTGGACGAGGTTGCGGCGCTGGCGGCGCGCAAGCTCGATCCGATCCTGCCGGCGATGAAGGCGCATGGCGTGCCGGCAATGATCCGGTATCTCGCGGGGGACATCACGCGCGAGAAGGCCATCGAGATCGGCCAGACCGACACCCGCCATTACGCCAAGCGGCAGTTCACCTGGTTCAGGCACCAGTTGGGAGAGTTTGAATGGGTCGCCCCCGATGCGGCCCGCGAATGGCTCACCCACGCACTTTCGCTCTCGCCAAACGCGAGGAAACGGCTAAGCTCCACTGACCAAGCGCGGGCTTGACTTTCAGTATTTGGATCGTATAACCCGCGCAACCTTTGGAAACTCGAAGACGATAATGCGCAATAAAGTTACCAGCCTCCTTATTATCGTCGTACCCTGGCGCACCGCTGGGGGTAGCTGACGGCTACCCACGACAAGGCGGTGTGCGAAGGGTCCTCTCGGGCCCTTTTTTATTTTCGGAAGCCTCGACCAATCTGCGCGACAAGCGCCCCGGAGCGAACCATGAGTGACAGCAAGGCACACGATCCCAACCAGATGACCGGCGCGGCGATGATCGTACGCGCGCTCAAGGATCACGGGGTCAAGCATATCTTCGGATACCCGGGCGGCGCGGTGCTTCCGATTTACGACGAGATCTTCCAGCAGAGCGACGTCGAGCACATTCTGGTGCGGCACGAGCAGGGCGCAGGCCATGCGGCGGAGGGCTACGCCCGCTCCACCGGTCTGCCGGGCGTTGCACTGGTGACGTCCGGTCCTGGCGCCACCAACATGGTCACGCCGCTGACCGACGCGCTGATGGACTCGATCCCGCTGGTCTGCATCACCGGACAGGTCCCCACCCATCTGATCGGCAACGACGCGTTTCAGGAATGCGACACGGTCGGCATCACGCGGCCCTGCACCAAGCACAACTGGCTGGTGCGCCGGATCGAGGATTTGCCGCAAGTGCTGCATGAAGCGTTCTACGTCGCGACCACGGGCCGACCCGGCCCGGTGGTGGTGGACGTGCCGAAAGACGTGCAGTTCGCGACCGGCACCTATCATCCGCCGCGCAAATCGGACGTGCATATTTCCTACAATCCGCGCGTGAAGGGCGATGCCGCGCAGATCCGCAAGGCTGTGGCGTTGCTTGCTTCGGCGCGGCGTCCGGTGATCTATTCCGGTGGCGGTGTCATCAACTCCGGCCGCGAAGCCTCCAAGCTGCTGCGCGAACTGGTTGAGGTCACCGGCTTTCCGATCACGTCGACGCTGATGGGGCTCGGCGCGTATCCGGCGTCGGGCAAGAACTGGCTCGGCATGCTGGGCATGCACGGCACTTACGAAGCCAACATGGCGATGCACGATTGCGACGTGATGCTGTGCATCGGCGCGCGCTTCGATGACCGCATCACCGGCCGCACCGACGCGTTCTCGCCGAACTCGAAGAAGATCCACATCGACATCGATCCGTCGTCGATCAACAAGAACATCCGCGTCGATGTGCCGATCATCGGGGATGTCGCCAATGTGCTGGGCGACATCC is from Afipia massiliensis and encodes:
- the miaA gene encoding tRNA (adenosine(37)-N6)-dimethylallyltransferase MiaA, translated to MLKDGVEGSGGTKAVLIAGPTASGKSALALALAEATGGVVINTDSMQVYRDLRIITARPTPDEEARVPHRLYGYCDAAVNCSAGSWVTDAAAVLAEARATNRLPIFIGGTGLYFKALTRGLSAVPPIPQEVRDSVRARMERDGVEALHAELARRDPVSGDKLKPRDSARVARALEVIEATGRTLPDWHNEGLPPLLEPEGIKAVFLAPDRNELYARIDHRFTMMFDGGALDEVAALAARKLDPILPAMKAHGVPAMIRYLAGDITREKAIEIGQTDTRHYAKRQFTWFRHQLGEFEWVAPDAAREWLTHALSLSPNARKRLSSTDQARA
- a CDS encoding acetolactate synthase 3 large subunit; the protein is MSDSKAHDPNQMTGAAMIVRALKDHGVKHIFGYPGGAVLPIYDEIFQQSDVEHILVRHEQGAGHAAEGYARSTGLPGVALVTSGPGATNMVTPLTDALMDSIPLVCITGQVPTHLIGNDAFQECDTVGITRPCTKHNWLVRRIEDLPQVLHEAFYVATTGRPGPVVVDVPKDVQFATGTYHPPRKSDVHISYNPRVKGDAAQIRKAVALLASARRPVIYSGGGVINSGREASKLLRELVEVTGFPITSTLMGLGAYPASGKNWLGMLGMHGTYEANMAMHDCDVMLCIGARFDDRITGRTDAFSPNSKKIHIDIDPSSINKNIRVDVPIIGDVANVLGDILTVFKAEAQKPKIDPWWFEIGRWRARNSLAYKKNDDIILPQYAIQRLFELTRNHDTYITTEVGQHQMWAAQFFGFEEPHRWMTSGGLGTMGYGLPAALGVQVAHPDSLVIDIAGDASVQMTMQEMSSAVQYELPIKIFILNNQYMGMVRQWQQLLHGNRLSHSYSEALPDFVKLADAFGCVGLQVIKPGDLDGAINEMIKVKKPVLFDCRVAALENCFPMIPSGKAHNEMLLPAEANEEATTAAFAGGKALV